In a genomic window of Vibrio gigantis:
- a CDS encoding TonB-dependent hemoglobin/transferrin/lactoferrin family receptor translates to MKLSPLSAAVLSVLAANLVHAESDVYHFEEVIVTANKIEQPLSEVAGSVAVISGEDLESKGATELYDAIKSEPGVSVSGGAGRSQNITIRGMTGNRIVIVKDGIKSADGFGANDINDKVGRNSFDMSNLESIEVIKGASSSVYGSGAIGGVVVVTTKKPGDYLDDKDFYSDVSATYTGISNKYKGATNLAFRSGKFESLVNLSYWEGEETRNFNEDLYNRDIDGVGGGYTLNYWSSDALMLKGHVEYYKENLSRKEGLAKIQKDGEWKTEDFDQQAYTESFTVSVGAEYFPIDSWFEELDTKVYLRSTVADENVNALVSQEQNNITVQRRLIDDRHFTDEVIGADADFISTFTQKSMNHNLSYGVSFDTTFYERPSSATTLDWNGLNNKDAKPFASARAYVFAGYVRDVIEIDRWTVTAGARVDLHRLTPESGNTMNGYTVEDKNSAEFSPSLSIGYQITDSLNSYISYNHGFRAPAYDKVYGYQNHDFVPITPFEIIPNMDLEAETSDSFEIGSKYDNGRTQFYTAVFYQKFENFIDVKQVTFNPDPNTGNYFKQFQNVNGVETYGIEASIAHQVTDNWGVSTQLGFVDGEDGNGDKIRSLTPWEGNAEVTYDNQAFSAYTMVSWAQAMDKVPECETDIGLSTECATTAGWASVDMGMSYAWDFGLNLSANVINLFDKEYIRYQDVAGVMDSNKGYSTEPGRYFTVNAKYVF, encoded by the coding sequence ATGAAGCTTTCCCCCCTATCAGCGGCAGTACTTAGTGTACTTGCTGCCAATCTCGTGCACGCTGAATCTGACGTTTATCACTTTGAAGAAGTGATAGTAACAGCCAATAAAATTGAACAGCCGCTATCAGAAGTAGCTGGTTCAGTTGCAGTGATTTCTGGTGAAGATCTAGAAAGCAAAGGTGCAACTGAGCTTTATGACGCAATAAAGAGCGAGCCTGGAGTCAGTGTTTCAGGGGGAGCTGGTCGATCTCAAAACATTACAATCCGTGGGATGACAGGCAACCGGATTGTGATTGTGAAAGACGGAATAAAGTCTGCTGATGGCTTTGGTGCCAACGATATCAATGACAAGGTAGGGCGTAACTCGTTTGATATGTCCAACTTGGAAAGTATTGAGGTTATAAAAGGGGCGAGTTCATCCGTATACGGTTCAGGCGCTATTGGTGGCGTGGTGGTGGTTACGACGAAAAAGCCGGGGGATTATCTCGACGACAAAGACTTTTATAGCGATGTGTCTGCAACCTATACCGGTATCAGTAATAAATACAAAGGTGCGACAAACCTTGCTTTCCGTTCAGGAAAGTTCGAAAGCTTAGTCAATCTTTCTTATTGGGAAGGTGAAGAAACACGTAACTTTAATGAGGACCTCTATAACCGAGACATAGATGGCGTCGGTGGTGGTTACACTTTGAACTACTGGTCAAGTGATGCCTTGATGCTCAAAGGGCATGTTGAGTACTACAAAGAGAATCTAAGTCGAAAAGAAGGCCTTGCTAAGATTCAGAAAGATGGTGAGTGGAAAACAGAAGATTTCGATCAGCAAGCGTACACGGAGTCATTTACTGTTTCTGTTGGGGCAGAATATTTCCCTATCGATTCATGGTTTGAAGAGCTAGACACCAAAGTTTATTTGCGTAGTACCGTTGCTGATGAAAATGTTAATGCATTGGTATCACAAGAACAAAACAATATTACGGTACAGCGTCGCTTGATCGACGACCGCCATTTTACCGATGAAGTGATCGGCGCTGATGCGGATTTTATTAGTACTTTTACGCAAAAAAGTATGAATCATAATCTCTCATATGGTGTGAGTTTTGACACAACGTTTTACGAACGTCCAAGTAGTGCTACAACCTTAGATTGGAATGGGTTGAACAATAAAGACGCAAAACCGTTCGCCTCTGCACGAGCTTATGTATTTGCTGGTTATGTACGTGATGTGATTGAAATTGATCGTTGGACCGTGACTGCTGGGGCTCGTGTCGATTTACATCGTCTGACTCCTGAGTCAGGAAATACTATGAATGGTTATACCGTCGAAGATAAAAATAGCGCAGAGTTTTCACCTAGTTTGTCTATCGGTTATCAAATTACCGATTCTTTGAACTCATATATTTCGTATAACCACGGTTTCCGAGCACCCGCGTACGATAAGGTTTATGGCTATCAGAACCATGATTTTGTGCCAATCACACCGTTCGAAATTATTCCGAATATGGACTTAGAAGCGGAAACCAGTGATTCATTTGAAATAGGTAGCAAATACGACAACGGTCGTACTCAATTCTACACTGCAGTGTTTTACCAAAAGTTTGAAAACTTTATCGATGTAAAACAAGTGACGTTCAATCCTGACCCTAATACAGGTAACTACTTTAAGCAGTTTCAGAATGTTAATGGAGTCGAGACATATGGCATTGAAGCTTCGATTGCGCACCAAGTTACAGACAATTGGGGGGTCAGTACTCAATTAGGTTTTGTGGATGGTGAAGATGGCAACGGAGATAAAATCAGAAGTTTAACCCCATGGGAAGGTAACGCTGAAGTGACCTATGATAACCAAGCATTCTCGGCTTATACGATGGTGAGTTGGGCACAAGCGATGGACAAGGTACCAGAATGCGAGACCGATATAGGTCTTTCAACCGAATGTGCGACGACTGCTGGCTGGGCTAGTGTTGATATGGGAATGAGTTATGCGTGGGACTTTGGTTTAAATCTTAGTGCGAACGTCATTAACCTATTCGATAAAGAATACATTCGATACCAAGATGTTGCAGGGGTTATGGACTCAAATAAAGGCTACTCAACAGAACCGGGTCGTTATTTCACTGTTAACGCTAAGTATGTGTTTTAA
- a CDS encoding proprotein convertase P-domain-containing protein — protein sequence MIKSPLCLAILLASLPSVAAQWDYPQGNTLVTNQQEAQTYLEQAYPSVDSLQFRYSNQSKLGHHYNFDVFENGVYQQQRTVVLTTNNDHQVSRVFKSLEDTLIRNGQPTTAAELEAPRQLEAQRPPALVSGQVVQAELSIFSPDLRTMDRSAPPATLLTDISEYPHPPQYISKDVEVLSHSDGIYLTNSRVSQVDAVALVTVNHETGETINRDSQSFLPAEGVTTFASLAELKQVDWQDNRFAQVMAFAHLDQSLSYLNQLGFSLFDEPLEFDGRGLSADNSTYYYGPKAALFGIAGGSPDALDADVIIHELGHGIHYQIVKDWAYGHTGAIGEGFGDYWAGSFSFRTQFENAQTQGQEFEIDTVFNWDGYFGVRNTTRSLWNQRARYFQHAEYRPHESVAGELGDELWSTPLFQALKSSVELYGQVGFQEFDTIVLESMYGLGRGLKMHDLAENAIFVAKELYPERRYAEILKEKFAVHNLIIEPFSVEIASRYVHPEKLLNVDLYPTSRQADIEGDIEVGGVTKSFASQPTNQLSIETALPSGQVCGSAISMTTLLDYQYDTALKKLNWQHQIDLIYGLPNLSASLKEVNSPLPDSKLSASNQAIIGFKTFNFTLNDAVQSVDNQFGVYLDIEHPRLADLTVTLISPRGTRVDLLKHQATRSNGFNSFFTFKHDAVLNAFADEPSNGTWRLEIGDYVMGESGQLNRWAVGTISEYDCGDAGAKASSSSSSGGGSSPFAIAFMLLLALCRSLNSKSSLCLTNLLESAKPLISKTLLTNKMFFKNTTRR from the coding sequence ATGATCAAATCACCTTTATGTTTAGCCATATTATTGGCCTCACTACCGAGTGTTGCGGCGCAGTGGGATTACCCTCAAGGTAATACGTTAGTTACCAATCAACAGGAAGCTCAAACTTACTTAGAACAAGCCTATCCTAGTGTGGATAGCTTGCAATTTCGTTATTCAAACCAGTCGAAACTCGGTCACCATTACAACTTTGATGTATTTGAAAATGGTGTCTATCAACAACAAAGAACAGTAGTACTAACAACTAACAATGACCATCAAGTATCACGTGTTTTCAAAAGTCTTGAAGACACTCTGATTAGAAATGGGCAGCCAACAACTGCCGCTGAGCTTGAAGCTCCTCGTCAGTTGGAAGCACAAAGACCGCCAGCCCTAGTTTCTGGACAGGTTGTGCAAGCAGAGCTAAGTATCTTCAGTCCTGACTTAAGAACAATGGACAGAAGTGCGCCACCAGCAACCTTGCTAACAGATATCAGTGAATACCCACATCCCCCTCAATATATTTCAAAGGATGTTGAGGTGCTTAGCCACAGCGATGGTATTTATCTGACCAATAGTCGAGTGTCTCAAGTGGATGCTGTAGCTTTAGTGACGGTGAATCACGAGACGGGAGAGACAATCAACCGAGATAGCCAGAGCTTTCTTCCTGCAGAAGGAGTGACGACATTCGCAAGTCTGGCTGAGCTGAAACAGGTTGATTGGCAAGATAATAGATTCGCTCAAGTGATGGCGTTTGCACATCTTGATCAGTCATTAAGTTACCTGAACCAATTAGGTTTTTCTCTATTTGATGAACCTTTAGAGTTTGATGGCAGAGGTTTATCGGCGGATAACTCTACTTACTATTACGGCCCCAAAGCGGCATTGTTTGGCATTGCTGGTGGATCCCCTGATGCCTTAGATGCTGATGTCATTATTCATGAGCTTGGTCATGGGATTCATTACCAAATCGTTAAGGATTGGGCTTATGGACACACTGGCGCAATAGGCGAAGGTTTTGGTGACTATTGGGCTGGCAGCTTTAGTTTCCGTACTCAGTTTGAAAATGCACAAACTCAAGGGCAAGAGTTTGAAATCGATACCGTCTTTAACTGGGATGGGTATTTTGGTGTCCGTAACACTACTCGTAGCTTATGGAACCAAAGAGCGCGATATTTTCAACATGCTGAATATAGACCTCACGAAAGTGTGGCTGGAGAACTGGGTGATGAACTCTGGTCTACACCCTTATTCCAAGCATTAAAAAGCTCTGTTGAGTTATACGGCCAAGTTGGCTTCCAAGAATTTGACACCATAGTTCTAGAGTCTATGTATGGATTGGGACGCGGCTTGAAAATGCATGATTTAGCTGAAAATGCCATTTTTGTTGCCAAAGAACTGTACCCAGAACGCCGTTACGCCGAGATATTGAAAGAAAAATTTGCCGTTCATAATTTAATTATTGAGCCATTTAGCGTTGAAATTGCTTCCCGATATGTTCATCCAGAAAAATTATTGAATGTCGACTTGTACCCAACCTCAAGGCAAGCGGACATTGAAGGTGACATTGAAGTAGGGGGGGTAACAAAATCCTTTGCAAGTCAGCCTACCAATCAGCTTTCTATCGAAACGGCTTTACCAAGTGGTCAAGTTTGTGGTTCAGCAATCAGCATGACGACATTGTTAGATTACCAATATGACACGGCTTTAAAAAAGTTGAATTGGCAACATCAAATAGACCTCATTTATGGGCTTCCTAATCTGAGTGCTTCATTAAAAGAAGTGAACAGCCCTTTACCTGACAGTAAGTTGAGTGCTTCTAACCAAGCAATAATAGGTTTCAAAACATTTAACTTCACTTTGAATGATGCCGTTCAATCGGTTGATAACCAATTTGGTGTCTATCTTGATATTGAGCACCCAAGGCTTGCAGATTTAACCGTGACATTAATTTCTCCACGAGGCACTCGTGTTGATTTACTGAAGCACCAAGCTACCCGTTCTAATGGCTTTAATAGCTTCTTTACCTTCAAACATGACGCTGTACTTAACGCGTTTGCTGATGAACCGAGTAATGGCACTTGGCGTTTAGAGATTGGTGATTATGTTATGGGGGAATCAGGGCAGCTAAACCGTTGGGCTGTTGGCACTATTTCGGAATACGACTGTGGTGATGCCGGTGCAAAGGCTTCCTCTAGCAGCAGTTCTGGCGGTGGAAGCTCTCCGTTTGCTATTGCTTTTATGTTGCTGCTGGCACTTTGCCGCTCCCTTAATTCAAAAAGTTCGTTATGTCTGACGAATCTTTTAGAAAGCGCAAAGCCGCTAATTAGTAAAACGCTCCTTACAAACAAAATGTTCTTTAAAAACACAACAAGAAGATAA
- a CDS encoding Lcl domain-containing protein: protein MKPQLTILAMSLALAGCGGSGSSETSAPTYTVAGKITAQNVALENKVCSDLNESLTCDSGEPTTTANANGEFSLTSTQKAMLSLPLLVELDTGVAVSNADGVQTSFSYIAAPGLQKTSGNEINGISTLLAGYVLDGYTVKNANSKLKAQLAAKGITIAGDIQDHLSDSELASLEQNVVSSVKVFDKTYRAYMLAQLSDKFDKSTTDFVGGVLTNDEITEFSNVIAGDMKAATALNDTGATLYFSDTDDTQDVADRPESFPGQDAEFGFDTTDKNTQSGNGFKFIKLDESGQTLADEAAQWSCVLDERSGLIWESKTDDENSMQHKDRQFALEIPGKVTPYDQDVDLATCKTKGDTVCTTQDYVEHINSINLCGKSDWRLPTFHELYNLLDFGETETHANGQAYGLTYKYFPHQSIGGEYTKIGSVWNQSVIYNIYSKSTVDGGFYYNEIGTLGDNRGYISALEIYSGDVDSSDNYDSYQFPARLVSLQGK from the coding sequence ATGAAACCACAATTGACTATTTTGGCCATGTCTTTGGCTCTTGCGGGCTGTGGAGGTTCGGGCAGTTCCGAAACTTCAGCTCCAACTTATACCGTTGCAGGTAAAATTACTGCTCAGAATGTTGCACTAGAAAACAAAGTTTGTTCTGACTTGAATGAAAGTTTGACGTGTGACAGCGGTGAACCAACCACCACGGCAAATGCAAATGGTGAATTTAGTTTAACGAGCACTCAAAAAGCGATGCTTTCACTACCGCTATTAGTGGAGTTGGATACGGGTGTAGCCGTTAGCAACGCAGATGGTGTACAGACTTCTTTCTCTTACATCGCAGCTCCAGGCCTACAAAAAACATCAGGCAATGAAATTAATGGTATTAGTACATTGCTTGCAGGGTATGTTTTAGATGGCTACACCGTAAAGAATGCGAACAGTAAACTCAAAGCGCAACTGGCGGCTAAAGGCATTACTATTGCAGGTGATATTCAAGATCACCTATCTGACTCTGAGTTGGCGAGCTTAGAGCAAAATGTGGTTTCTTCGGTTAAAGTTTTTGATAAAACATACCGTGCTTATATGTTGGCACAGCTTAGTGATAAGTTTGATAAAAGCACCACTGATTTTGTTGGCGGTGTATTAACGAATGACGAAATTACGGAGTTTTCAAACGTTATTGCTGGCGATATGAAGGCAGCGACGGCACTAAATGATACGGGTGCAACTCTATACTTCTCCGATACTGATGATACCCAGGATGTTGCAGACCGCCCAGAGAGTTTTCCTGGTCAAGATGCTGAATTTGGTTTTGATACAACAGACAAAAATACACAATCGGGTAATGGGTTTAAGTTCATTAAGTTGGATGAAAGTGGTCAAACACTGGCTGATGAAGCGGCTCAGTGGTCTTGTGTTCTTGATGAGCGAAGTGGCTTAATTTGGGAATCTAAAACTGACGATGAAAACTCAATGCAGCATAAAGATCGTCAATTTGCCCTAGAAATTCCAGGAAAAGTGACGCCCTATGACCAAGACGTTGATTTAGCAACATGTAAGACTAAGGGCGATACAGTTTGTACGACCCAAGATTATGTTGAGCATATCAACTCAATCAACCTTTGTGGCAAGTCCGATTGGCGCTTACCTACTTTCCACGAACTCTATAACTTGCTTGATTTTGGTGAGACAGAAACTCATGCGAATGGTCAAGCTTACGGCCTTACATACAAGTACTTCCCTCATCAAAGCATTGGTGGGGAATATACGAAAATCGGCTCTGTGTGGAACCAGTCAGTTATCTACAACATTTACTCAAAATCTACCGTAGATGGCGGTTTCTACTATAACGAAATCGGCACTCTTGGTGACAACAGAGGTTATATTAGTGCGCTAGAGATTTACTCTGGTGATGTTGATTCTTCAGATAATTACGATTCTTACCAATTCCCTGCTCGTTTGGTTTCGCTACAAGGAAAATAG
- a CDS encoding Lcl C-terminal domain-containing protein has protein sequence MKNILTVALISLFSVGAFAQECSLDLGRTASNTRYVTNDNGTFTDQLTGLTWMRCQLGKTWDKSSLSCTGDGETFLWQSALTMVESINDANGNHQLHKFGGVDQWRMPNIKELVSLKEVACHSPAMSTKVFGDTFNFETGNLAAYVWSSTPAGNGQSVMTLDSINGEVYQYNAAQYKFSVLLVAE, from the coding sequence ATGAAAAACATACTAACCGTCGCTTTAATTAGTTTATTTTCTGTAGGTGCCTTTGCTCAAGAATGTAGCTTAGACCTAGGGAGAACTGCATCTAACACTCGCTATGTTACCAATGATAACGGTACTTTTACTGATCAGCTCACTGGCTTGACTTGGATGCGTTGTCAGCTCGGTAAGACGTGGGATAAGTCATCGTTATCTTGTACCGGTGATGGGGAAACTTTCTTATGGCAGAGTGCATTGACCATGGTTGAGTCAATTAATGACGCTAATGGTAATCACCAGTTACACAAATTTGGTGGTGTTGATCAATGGCGTATGCCAAACATCAAAGAGCTGGTTTCTTTGAAAGAAGTCGCATGCCATTCTCCAGCAATGAGTACTAAGGTGTTCGGCGATACATTTAATTTTGAGACCGGTAACTTAGCCGCTTATGTATGGAGTTCGACTCCTGCAGGTAATGGACAGAGCGTAATGACGCTTGATTCCATTAATGGCGAGGTTTACCAATACAACGCAGCACAATACAAGTTTAGTGTCTTATTAGTTGCAGAATGA
- a CDS encoding methyl-accepting chemotaxis protein: MRQLLSGLSIKIQILIPVLFSVVLLLTGVIIGGDKLESAFKDVSTATDQLILHKEELSEIVDNSYGMRIKAIYSLFKADDVKTLVETLNQKRDQNTRLLNSLNTVPGMQDEVAAMTKAMNHYVDFSRTTMLPLLRAKHGDASLSSDFENRYQTAIDQYRHAGNEMVQAINTLSKKLNLLATQEVDINGQQHTSTLDTATIALLAILSIALVISWTLAGIIVKPLSNIQETMREVAKGNLLVKAEEYGDNEISRLAQDVNKSVEQLRDTVSSLSRISIEVASASTELAAVMTQSSANSDQEKQEVEQVASAVNQLESTASHVNENAVQADSASKQADEMATHSMSLFSESNKANEQMAIQLSEAANVVGTLKEHSEQIGKVIEVIQSISEQTNLLALNAAIEAARAGESGRGFAVVADEVRMLAARTQDSTKEIQTIIEGLQVQSGNANESMSSSLAMLEHNQTLAGEVSAALSGIANSVTDMTEINTQVASAAEEQSQVTSDINRNISNIYSLVSQNVTGITQAAAASHELSNLAEQQKQQLDYFKV; this comes from the coding sequence ATGCGCCAACTTCTCAGTGGCTTATCTATAAAAATACAAATTCTCATTCCAGTACTCTTTTCTGTCGTATTACTTTTGACGGGTGTCATTATCGGTGGTGACAAACTGGAAAGCGCTTTTAAAGATGTATCAACAGCAACCGATCAACTTATCCTACATAAAGAAGAACTCAGCGAAATCGTCGACAACAGCTATGGCATGCGTATCAAAGCAATTTACAGTCTATTCAAGGCTGACGACGTAAAAACACTGGTTGAAACACTAAACCAAAAACGCGACCAAAATACTCGCCTACTGAATTCATTGAACACAGTGCCAGGCATGCAAGATGAAGTAGCAGCGATGACCAAAGCGATGAATCATTATGTCGACTTCTCTCGAACTACCATGCTTCCTCTATTAAGAGCGAAGCACGGCGATGCATCACTCTCTTCAGATTTTGAAAACCGCTACCAGACTGCAATTGACCAATACCGTCACGCGGGTAATGAAATGGTGCAAGCGATCAACACTCTGTCTAAGAAGCTGAACTTGCTTGCGACTCAAGAAGTCGACATCAACGGACAGCAACACACCAGCACACTGGATACGGCGACCATTGCCCTGCTAGCGATTCTTTCTATCGCATTAGTTATCAGCTGGACGCTTGCAGGTATCATTGTTAAGCCACTTAGCAATATTCAGGAAACCATGCGTGAAGTAGCGAAAGGCAACCTGCTCGTTAAAGCTGAAGAGTATGGCGATAACGAGATCTCGCGCCTTGCCCAAGACGTAAACAAATCCGTTGAGCAATTGCGTGACACGGTAAGTTCACTCTCTCGAATCAGTATTGAAGTTGCGTCTGCGTCTACAGAACTAGCTGCAGTGATGACGCAATCAAGTGCTAACTCAGATCAAGAGAAGCAAGAAGTAGAACAAGTTGCTTCCGCCGTGAACCAACTTGAGAGCACAGCATCACACGTCAACGAGAATGCAGTACAAGCTGATTCAGCGTCTAAGCAAGCTGATGAAATGGCGACACACAGCATGAGCTTGTTTAGTGAAAGCAACAAAGCCAATGAGCAAATGGCAATTCAACTAAGCGAAGCTGCAAATGTTGTGGGGACGCTAAAAGAACACTCTGAGCAGATTGGCAAAGTGATTGAGGTGATCCAAAGCATCTCTGAACAAACCAACTTGCTTGCACTTAACGCAGCAATCGAAGCCGCTCGTGCAGGTGAAAGTGGTCGCGGTTTCGCGGTTGTTGCTGATGAAGTACGAATGCTAGCGGCACGCACTCAAGATTCAACCAAAGAGATCCAAACCATTATCGAAGGTTTGCAGGTTCAATCTGGTAATGCAAACGAAAGCATGAGCAGCTCACTGGCTATGTTAGAACACAACCAAACACTTGCTGGTGAAGTAAGTGCAGCGCTGTCGGGGATTGCTAACTCAGTAACGGATATGACGGAAATTAATACTCAGGTAGCTTCGGCAGCGGAAGAGCAGAGCCAAGTAACCTCAGACATCAACCGTAATATCTCAAACATCTACAGCTTGGTAAGCCAAAACGTAACGGGCATTACTCAAGCAGCAGCAGCAAGCCACGAATTATCGAACCTTGCCGAGCAGCAAAAACAGCAGTTGGATTACTTCAAGGTTTAA
- a CDS encoding phosphate ABC transporter substrate-binding protein, producing MKKTVIGAIALLGALTVNTASAKETISVVGSNSASPLVEVFAETYMNKGEPVFIEIQAPGSSAGIKAAKNGSADLGISSRDLKEEEKTADLKELVIARDGIAVVVNPNNEVSALTAEQITSIYKGDITNWKDVGGADKPIVAITRDTASGTRGAFEDIMKLKKKIGDKKVSAISQRAQVANGNGALKVSVASNPYAIGFISLGTVDESVQALTIDGAAATVDNVKNGSYKVARPFLVLYKANAPTAETQQFLDWMVADEAQAIAGKKGYITVN from the coding sequence ATGAAAAAGACAGTTATCGGTGCAATCGCACTACTAGGCGCTCTAACAGTGAATACAGCTTCAGCTAAAGAAACTATCTCTGTAGTTGGCTCTAACAGTGCTTCTCCACTGGTTGAAGTTTTTGCAGAAACCTACATGAATAAAGGCGAACCAGTGTTCATCGAAATTCAAGCACCAGGTTCTTCTGCAGGCATCAAAGCAGCAAAAAATGGAAGTGCTGACCTTGGTATCTCCTCTCGTGACCTTAAAGAAGAAGAGAAAACAGCTGACCTGAAAGAGCTAGTTATCGCTCGTGACGGTATCGCAGTTGTTGTTAACCCGAACAACGAAGTATCTGCTCTTACTGCTGAGCAAATCACTTCAATCTACAAAGGCGACATCACTAACTGGAAAGATGTTGGTGGTGCTGACAAGCCAATCGTAGCAATCACTCGTGATACTGCATCTGGTACACGTGGTGCATTCGAAGACATCATGAAGCTTAAGAAGAAGATCGGCGATAAGAAAGTATCGGCTATCTCTCAACGTGCACAAGTTGCAAACGGTAACGGCGCACTTAAAGTTTCTGTAGCAAGCAACCCATACGCTATAGGCTTTATCTCTCTAGGTACAGTTGACGAATCTGTTCAAGCTCTAACTATCGACGGCGCTGCTGCAACTGTAGACAACGTTAAGAACGGTTCTTACAAAGTTGCTCGTCCATTCCTAGTTCTTTACAAAGCAAACGCTCCAACAGCTGAAACTCAACAATTCCTAGACTGGATGGTTGCAGACGAAGCTCAAGCTATCGCTGGTAAGAAAGGCTACATCACAGTTAACTAA
- the pstC gene encoding phosphate ABC transporter permease subunit PstC, producing the protein MTIANSEKLMNTEATQINKPSLRAKKRIDWRERIFHGLFLSSAVIGIVSLAVIAYFIVAESIPAFQEAGVSGIVLGVDWLPPALFGVATMIVASIVSTLGAVVVGVPVGVLTAIFIAEIAPKRLADIIRPAVELLAGIPSVVYGFFGLVIIVPMIQNIFQVPAGNTILAGIIVLGIMILPTVITVSETSIRAVPRTYKEGSLALGASKIYTIFKLLVPAARSGIMTGVILGIGRALGETMAIIMVMGNAPAMPEGILDSARTLTANIAIEMSYASGIHANALYATGVVLLVFIMMLNGALLYLNREKAK; encoded by the coding sequence ATGACCATCGCAAATAGTGAAAAGCTTATGAATACTGAAGCGACTCAAATCAACAAGCCAAGTCTACGTGCTAAGAAGCGCATCGACTGGAGAGAAAGAATCTTTCACGGCTTGTTCTTATCGAGTGCTGTAATCGGCATCGTATCACTAGCCGTTATCGCTTACTTTATCGTTGCAGAGAGTATCCCTGCATTCCAAGAGGCCGGCGTTTCTGGCATTGTTCTGGGTGTTGACTGGTTACCTCCAGCTCTATTCGGTGTTGCAACCATGATTGTTGCATCGATTGTTTCGACACTTGGAGCTGTAGTTGTTGGTGTACCAGTAGGTGTACTAACCGCTATTTTTATTGCTGAGATTGCTCCTAAGCGTCTTGCAGATATTATTCGACCTGCAGTCGAGCTTCTAGCGGGTATCCCGTCGGTTGTATACGGCTTCTTCGGTCTAGTAATTATCGTTCCAATGATTCAGAACATTTTTCAAGTACCAGCGGGTAACACCATCCTAGCCGGTATCATTGTTCTGGGTATCATGATTCTTCCTACCGTTATCACGGTTTCTGAAACTTCGATTCGTGCTGTACCTCGTACATACAAAGAAGGTTCACTTGCACTGGGTGCTTCGAAAATCTACACGATTTTTAAGCTACTCGTTCCTGCTGCACGTTCAGGCATTATGACTGGTGTGATTTTGGGTATCGGTCGTGCACTTGGCGAAACGATGGCAATCATCATGGTGATGGGTAACGCTCCTGCAATGCCAGAAGGTATTTTGGACTCGGCTCGTACGCTAACAGCGAACATTGCGATTGAAATGTCTTACGCAAGTGGCATTCACGCTAATGCACTGTACGCAACAGGTGTTGTACTTCTAGTGTTCATCATGATGTTAAATGGTGCTCTACTTTATCTTAACCGTGAAAAAGCGAAGTAG
- the pstA gene encoding phosphate ABC transporter permease PstA, which produces MDRVKLKQARQMKDNILKGFIWAAAAVTVGFLFWIIWYILSNGLQYVDWNFITDDYTRTGEERGIFPMIIATIYMVIASIAVAAPLGIMTAIYLTEYAKVGSRLVKVIRFCTESLAGIPSIIFGLFGMTFFVSILGLGFSILSGALTLSILILPVIIRTTEEALMAVPQTYREGSYGLGASKIYTIWRLILPSAMPGILTSVILSIGRVIGESAPVFLTAGMVARVPESVFDSGRTLTVHLYKLTTELFTIDEWNQAYGTATVLIVLVLLINMVTKLIARRFNTATY; this is translated from the coding sequence ATGGATCGCGTAAAACTAAAACAAGCACGCCAAATGAAAGATAATATCTTGAAAGGTTTTATCTGGGCAGCTGCAGCCGTCACCGTCGGCTTCTTATTCTGGATTATTTGGTACATCTTATCGAACGGTCTGCAATACGTAGATTGGAACTTCATCACTGACGATTACACTCGTACTGGTGAAGAGCGTGGTATTTTCCCAATGATCATCGCCACGATCTACATGGTTATTGCATCGATTGCGGTCGCTGCGCCACTAGGTATCATGACGGCGATTTACCTAACTGAATATGCGAAAGTAGGTAGCCGATTGGTGAAAGTGATTCGATTCTGTACTGAGTCGTTAGCTGGTATTCCATCGATCATCTTTGGTCTGTTCGGTATGACCTTCTTTGTTTCGATTCTTGGTCTTGGCTTCTCGATTCTGTCGGGCGCACTAACGCTAAGTATCTTGATTCTTCCTGTAATTATCCGTACTACAGAAGAAGCATTGATGGCAGTACCACAAACTTACCGTGAAGGTTCATACGGCCTTGGCGCTTCAAAAATCTACACTATCTGGCGTTTGATATTACCAAGCGCAATGCCAGGTATCTTAACTTCGGTCATTCTTAGTATTGGTCGTGTAATTGGTGAATCAGCGCCTGTGTTCTTAACAGCAGGTATGGTGGCACGTGTTCCTGAGTCGGTATTCGATTCTGGCCGTACACTAACGGTTCACCTATATAAGCTGACAACAGAGCTATTTACTATCGATGAGTGGAACCAAGCCTACGGCACGGCGACAGTCCTAATCGTATTGGTTCTCTTGATCAACATGGTTACAAAACTGATTGCGAGACGCTTCAACACGGCAACTTACTAA